From the genome of Methanofollis sp. UBA420:
CGTCGAAGTAGCCGGAGTGCGTCGCATAGTCGCCGAGGGCCCGCACCTCCACCACGCCGCCGGAAAACAGGGCGGCAAGGGCCTGCCTGATCATCCCCACCCCTCCGGCACCAGGGGAAACAGCGGGGCCGAACGGGCCTCGCCCGTGGCGACGCGGCGGAACGAGACGAGCGGCACGATGAAGTGGCCGGAGACCGTGAAGACCTTCACCGCACGGCCTGCAGGGTTCACGGCCGCGTGGCCCACGATCGCCGGGCCCTCCCGCGTCACCGGCACCGCGTGGCCGTGGAAGATCAGGCCACGCAGGTCGTCGGGTGCGATCCGGTAACGTTCGCGGCCGACGAGCAGGTAGACGGCGTCGTCGGACCCGAGACGGAGAGTGGCACTCATTCCCGCACCACCACCGTGATCCCGTACATGTGCCGGCCGCCCCGCGTCACGTGCACCTCGCTGACCACGCCGCCGAGCCTCTTCACCTCGGCCATGACGGTAGGGGCGATGAGGTACAGGGGTACCGGGCCGGTGGTGTGGACACCATTCGATGCGCTTAATACCGAGGACGCCGACGTGGTGGTGGCGGTCTTCCTGGATCCGGTGTTGGCGCACGGGGAGTCATGAAGGCTGCCGTCTATCCTGTCATCGCCCGGCATTTCTCTCCCTCTTTGCAGTTTGTCGTCTTCCGGCCGTACAGTCCCTGATCCGCGGACCCGGGACATCCTGAGATCTCTTGCATGTTTTTCAGTCCTCCTGTGCGGGCCGCCGCATCGATCCGGGCGACGCCGCACCGGGGAGAAGGTGGGGGAGAGAGGATAAAAGAGGGAGGTAAGTGGGCCGAAAGAGCGAAAGTCGAATCGAGAGGGGGGGTATTGACCGCCCGGCAACAGGTCGTGAAGACGGCGACGAAAAAAAGAATTTTTCAGGGCCAGGAGGCCCCGTCCATTTCGCGGCTCAGAACCCCGCGACCACGACGAAGAGGCCGGACACCGGCACCGGCGGGGCGGCCGCCGTGCCGACATCGATCCGCTCCTCAGGGTAGCCGAGGTCCTCGCAGACGGCGATACGCGCCTCGCCGTCCAGCGCCGCGGCGAGGTCGGGGACCGAGAACGCCGGGTCGGCGATGAGGAAGACGACCCGGCCGCGGCCGATCTCCTCTGCCGCGAGGGCGATCGCCGCCGCGTGGTCCCTGCCGTGGGCGTTCACGACGACGCCCCGCACCTGGGAGACGCCGAGGCGGGCGAAGGCGACCTGCATCGAGGAGATGCCGGGCACCACCTCGCCGCCGAGATAGCCGAGGCCCGCGAGCATCGGGTCGCCTGTCGAGAGGACGACCGCGTCCTCCGGGAGGGAGCGGAGGGCTTTGTAGTCGTCGATCTCGTGCACCTCGCACCCGTCGCGGATATGCGGGCGGGCGAGGGCGATCGCACGGGCCGAGCCATAGACGAGGGCGGCGGCCGCAATGACGCGGGCCGCCTCCCCGGTGAGCATGCCCGGGCCGCAGCCCACGCCGACGACCTTCATCGCCGTCGGTTGTGGCATCCCGGTCTGTTCAGACAGGGGGCGATTTTTCTTTTTCACTTCAGATTCGTTTTTTCCAGGCATACTTCCCTCGTTCATCAGGGAATTTTTCATTCGTGCAGGGGATGAACACTATCGTCTCTATGACATCAGGCATATAATGCACCCCTACAACGCTTGAGTGGCCTTTTCTGGTGCATCATCTTTTTCAGGGGACGTGAGTACAGGAAAAGACGTATCACCCGAACAATGTGTCCGACTTTCCTCTCACA
Proteins encoded in this window:
- a CDS encoding cobalt-precorrin-7 (C(5))-methyltransferase; amino-acid sequence: MKVVGVGCGPGMLTGEAARVIAAAALVYGSARAIALARPHIRDGCEVHEIDDYKALRSLPEDAVVLSTGDPMLAGLGYLGGEVVPGISSMQVAFARLGVSQVRGVVVNAHGRDHAAAIALAAEEIGRGRVVFLIADPAFSVPDLAAALDGEARIAVCEDLGYPEERIDVGTAAAPPVPVSGLFVVVAGF